The window CGAGCACAAGGGGAAGCAGCCAGAATTTTTTGCGCTGCAAAAAAAATTGCAGCAGGTCTTTAAGAAAATCCATTGATATCTCCTGAAGGAACAAATCCTAAAAAGGATGTTCCAGATCTTTTGCTTCAAAGGTATGGTCGCGCGAAACAAAGGTGGAATCCGTGCTCTTTTTCCAGCCTTTGCGGCGCATGGGGTCATGCCCGAAAAGACGCATGACAAGCGCCAGCGGGGTCACAACAACAAAAAATATGACGCTCAGCAGCAAACGCGACATGACGGAGCCAAGCAGCAGGGAAAGGCCCAGCCAGAGCTTTGCCAGGGGCGAGTACAAGCGGGGCCAGACCATGCCCGCCAGCAGCAGCCCCAGAGCAAGGGGCAACAGGGTGAGCGACCGGGTGAACATGACGGCCAACAGACATATCAACGTCATGGCCATAGCGGTATCGGCGCATTCCTTGTTGCTCACGGCAGCAGGCAAAAAGCCGAAATGTAGTTTGCGGTGTTGCATCAGTTTCCTCTTGCAGCGGGGGATGATTGCAGGGCGGCGCGCACATATGGCTCAAGAATGTCTGCGGCAACAGCGTTGCCAAAGGCATTCCAGTGCTTGTCGCAACTGAAATACAGGTCGGGGTATTTGACGCCGCGTGCAAGCATGGCAGGCATCAAGTCCACATAAGTCGCGCCGGTGTGCCCGGCCAGTTCGCGCAGCTTGCGGGCAAGGGGCGGTTCCTTGCCGTCATAGTGCTCAAAATCCTGATAGGCAGGAATGGTGAACAGAATAACCTTGCGGTTCCCCGCTTCGGCCACAAGCTGTTCAATGGAATAGCGCATGATGTTCCATTCGTTCTCTGGCACGGAATAGTACATGGAGCCGCCCGAAGGATCACCGGTATTTTCCGGTGTCCAGCGGGGTACAAGCTTCATGTTTTCGATCTTGAAATCATTCAGATAAATAGCAACCCGGTACAGGCAGCTCCATTCCAGCAGTGTGAGCTTGAAGCTCTTTGCCAAGGCCTGAACCTTAGTCGGCTGGGGCAGCTTTTTAACCGGGTAAAAAAGCTTGTAATCAGGATAATCGCCAACCAGATATGGGCGGTAATCGTCCGTGTCCTGCGTGTAGTAGAAATCCAGGCTGTTATCTTCAAAATCATTGCGGGGCAGAATGCCCAGCAGAACAACATCATGCCTGAACTGTTTAACCATATGCTTGTATTGCAGCCATTCTTGAATGGTGCCAAAACCGCCGGACGTGCCGAAATTGAGCACTTCCTTGCCAGTCGAAGCCTCAAGCAGGTTGGAGAGCCTGTCTTCCGGGCTGTTGCCCCATCCTTCAATAAAAGAATCGCCCAGAATAACCACGCGCGGCTGGTCTGCATCCTTGGTGCGCTCCTTGTCGCGCATGCCAAAGGCATTGGAAGCGTACTGGGCCGTGAAGCAGGCCTTTTTGTGCAAATATGTGGATGAAGGGTGGTGCCATACGCCAAAATGCTCGTCGCTGAACGTCCAGAACTTGCTGTTAACGTTCACCAGACTGTAAGACGGCATCTGAATGTTTGTGTTTATATACTTGATGTAGAAATAGGATGCCACCTCAAGCATGGCTACCAGCATAAACAGAAAAATCAGGAATCTTTTTAGCATAAAGGGGTGGTTGAAAGAAAGTTGCGGGATTCAGGCGTGTGGGCTTCCTCACCGAAGGCGGCACCTGAACAAAAAGGCCAAAGAGCGAGCATAATCAAGTAGACCATATATGCCTGCTTTGCCAACTTTTCAAGCATGGTTTTGTGGGTGCAGAAACTCTATATTCCCGTAAGGCGCGGCCTGCGGCACCTCACTATGTAATCAGAATTGAAAATAACCGCACAAAAATCCGTTTTTGCAGGATTTTGTGCGGTTATTCAATTTTATGCAGATGCGAACAGATGAAGTTCTTGTACGGCTATCTGATTTCACGTGTGGTGTGAAAGGTTATCTGCGGCCATTCTTCAATAACCCTTGAGAGCCGCCATTCGCTACTGGAAAGGATGGCAAGGCAGTCGTCGCCATCGTAGGCGAGGTTTGACTGCTGGTCGGATTTAAATGACTCCAGCGCCGCCCGGTCATTGGAGGTTATCCAGCGCGCGGCAGAAATGGGGCAGGGCTCGTACAGGGCAATAACGCCGTATTCGGCCTTGAGCCGGGCAATGATAACGTCAAACTGCAACACGCCCACTGCGCCAAGAATGTGCGAGCTGTCAGTGATCGGGCGAAAAACCTGAATGGCCCCTTCTTCCGCAAGTTGTTTCAGGCCCTTGGCAAGCTGCTTGGAGCGCAAGGGGTCAGCCAGCTGCACACGGCGAAAATGCTCGGGCGAAAAGTTGGGAATACCCGTAAACTTGAGCGGCTCCGAGGTTGTGAGCGTGTCGCCTATTTTCAGGGTGCCGTGGTTATGCAAACCGATAATATCGCCGGGCCATGCGTCTTCAACGCCTTCACGGTCTTGCGCCATAAAGGTGATTGCCCGCGAAAGCTGCACCTCTTTGCCGATGCGGTGGTGCTTGACCTTCATGCCGCGCTCGAACCTGCCGGAACATATGCGCATAAAGGCAATTCTGTCGCGGTGGGCGGGGTCCATGTTTGCCTGAATCTTGAAAACAACGCCGGAAAAATCTTCTTCAAGCGGATTGACCACGCGTTCGCCCGTGGCGCATTCCGCCACGCGGGGGATGGGGCCAGGGGCAAGGCGCACAAGAGTGTCGAGCAGCTCCTGAACGCCGAAATTGTTGACCGCGCTGCCAAAAAACACCGGCGTCTGCTTGCCCTTGAGGTACAGTTCCTTGTCAAAAGGAAAGCCCGCGCCTTCCAGCAGGTCAATCTCCGTGCGCAGTTGTTCGGCGGCGTCTTCACCAATCAGTTCGACAAGTTGCGGATCGTTCAATCCATTAATGACCAGGGCTTCCTTGGGGCGGGAGGTCTTTTTGCCGTCCTCCGCAAAAAAGCGGATGGCCTGCCGCTCTATGTCGTACACGCCCTGAAAGCTTTTGCCCATGCCAATGGGCCAGGTCATGGGCGCGGCCTGAATGCCCAGTGTCTGCTCAATATCGCTCAAGAGGTCAAAGGCATCGCGGCCTTCGCGGTCAAGCTTGTTGATAAAGGTCAAAATGGGCGTGTCGCGCATGCGGCACACTTCCATGAGCTTACGGGTCTGCGTTTCAACACCCTTGACCGAGTCAATGACCATGAGGGCGGAATCCACAGCCGTGAGCACGCGGTAGGTATCTTCTGAAAAGTCCTGGTGACCGGGCGTATCAAGCAGATTGATGATATGATCGGCGTAGGTGAACTTCATCACCGAGGATGAAACGGAAATGCCGCGCTCGCGTTCAACTTCCATCCAGTCAGAAGTGGCATGGCGCTGGGCCTTCTTGGCTTTGACCGCGCCCGCCATCTGGATGGCTCCGCCGAACAGCAGCAGCTTTTCCGTGAGGGTTGTCTTGCCTGCGTCAGGGTGGGAAATAATGCCGAAAGTGCGGCGTCTGAGCGCTTCGCGACTCATGGCCGATGATATGTTTGTTTGCATAAATCTGCCTGGAATTCAGAGGTCAGGAGTGTGCCGGTGGGTTAGAATCCGGCTGCATAGCGGCGCAAAGGCCTGCCGCATAATATTAGCGATGGCTGGCTGGTTGCGCGGGCTTGGCAAAAAAGCAGCACGGCGAATGCCGTGCGTTTGCGCTGCGCTGCAACCATCAGCATCCACACCGCGAGGACAAAACCTCACGAAACACAGCGTGGGCCGTGCATTTGCCAATACGACAATTTAACCACTTACTTTAAGGCAGTCAAACAGTTTGCATGGGTTGACTGCTTGAATTGCAGATGCCCGGCAGCAGTATGAGCCGCAGGTTCGGCAGGTTACAAGCTGTGAAGGACCTTGTGCACAACACCGCGTGCTGGATTTTCTGGCACTTTTTGATGGATGTTCAGTCCACACGCAACATGGCAACAAGGTCACGCAGTCTGTCCCTGATGCTCATAAAGGCTTTGACCACATCCGGGTCGAACTGGCTGCCCGTGCCTTTGATGATTTCACGGCAGGCCTCGTCAAAGCTCTTGGCCTGGCGGTATGGGCGTGATTGCAGCATGGCAGAAAGACTATCCGCAACGGTGATGATGCGTGCGCCCAGGGGAATATGCCCGCCTTTAAGCCCCTGTGGGTAACCGTTGCCGTCAAAACGTTCGTGGTGGGCGCGTACCATATCCACAATGCCGCAATCCCGAAGGCAGGCTATGGGAGCAAGAATGTCGGCCCCCATGTCTGGATGCCTGCGGATTGCCAGCCATTCCTTGGGAGTAAGAGCGGATGTTTTGGCCAGTATCTCGTCAGGAACACCAATTTTGCCAAGATCATGCAGGTGACCAGCCACATGGATTATGTCGGCAACCTGGT of the Desulfovibrio desulfuricans DSM 642 genome contains:
- a CDS encoding SxtJ family membrane protein codes for the protein MQHRKLHFGFLPAAVSNKECADTAMAMTLICLLAVMFTRSLTLLPLALGLLLAGMVWPRLYSPLAKLWLGLSLLLGSVMSRLLLSVIFFVVVTPLALVMRLFGHDPMRRKGWKKSTDSTFVSRDHTFEAKDLEHPF
- a CDS encoding peptide chain release factor 3, translated to MQTNISSAMSREALRRRTFGIISHPDAGKTTLTEKLLLFGGAIQMAGAVKAKKAQRHATSDWMEVERERGISVSSSVMKFTYADHIINLLDTPGHQDFSEDTYRVLTAVDSALMVIDSVKGVETQTRKLMEVCRMRDTPILTFINKLDREGRDAFDLLSDIEQTLGIQAAPMTWPIGMGKSFQGVYDIERQAIRFFAEDGKKTSRPKEALVINGLNDPQLVELIGEDAAEQLRTEIDLLEGAGFPFDKELYLKGKQTPVFFGSAVNNFGVQELLDTLVRLAPGPIPRVAECATGERVVNPLEEDFSGVVFKIQANMDPAHRDRIAFMRICSGRFERGMKVKHHRIGKEVQLSRAITFMAQDREGVEDAWPGDIIGLHNHGTLKIGDTLTTSEPLKFTGIPNFSPEHFRRVQLADPLRSKQLAKGLKQLAEEGAIQVFRPITDSSHILGAVGVLQFDVIIARLKAEYGVIALYEPCPISAARWITSNDRAALESFKSDQQSNLAYDGDDCLAILSSSEWRLSRVIEEWPQITFHTTREIR
- a CDS encoding HD-GYP domain-containing protein: MLCHSRLNLAGSATRREKLVPCSSAVTEIIHQLAESLGKAIDAKDTYTLAHSEEVAIISQSLALAMGLGHQVADIIHVAGHLHDLGKIGVPDEILAKTSALTPKEWLAIRRHPDMGADILAPIACLRDCGIVDMVRAHHERFDGNGYPQGLKGGHIPLGARIITVADSLSAMLQSRPYRQAKSFDEACREIIKGTGSQFDPDVVKAFMSIRDRLRDLVAMLRVD
- a CDS encoding SGNH/GDSL hydrolase family protein; this translates as MLKRFLIFLFMLVAMLEVASYFYIKYINTNIQMPSYSLVNVNSKFWTFSDEHFGVWHHPSSTYLHKKACFTAQYASNAFGMRDKERTKDADQPRVVILGDSFIEGWGNSPEDRLSNLLEASTGKEVLNFGTSGGFGTIQEWLQYKHMVKQFRHDVVLLGILPRNDFEDNSLDFYYTQDTDDYRPYLVGDYPDYKLFYPVKKLPQPTKVQALAKSFKLTLLEWSCLYRVAIYLNDFKIENMKLVPRWTPENTGDPSGGSMYYSVPENEWNIMRYSIEQLVAEAGNRKVILFTIPAYQDFEHYDGKEPPLARKLRELAGHTGATYVDLMPAMLARGVKYPDLYFSCDKHWNAFGNAVAADILEPYVRAALQSSPAARGN